In Phaseolus vulgaris cultivar G19833 chromosome 10, P. vulgaris v2.0, whole genome shotgun sequence, a single genomic region encodes these proteins:
- the LOC137819678 gene encoding uncharacterized protein At1g28695-like, with product MDNPKQTLGSFAVVLSLLFAGVILLFHWSSSSNELVLIQNQPPCKPSNFSTSSIEECGDALECALAKASMGNKTVIIAMVNKAYAEQDVESDSTMHDIFLSSFWVGEGTRSLIHHILLVAVDQVAYDRCMFLKMNCFRLEMETDGVDFEGEKVYMSEDFIKMMWRRTWFLLEVLKRGYTFVFTDTDVMWLRNPFTRLNKNETEDLQISTDMYYGDPWSKKNPINTGFYFVRSNNKTISLFETWYGEKDNSTGKKEQDVLLDLIRGGIIEHLEIRVRFLDTLYFSGFCQDSKDFRVVTTVHANCCRSINAKVADMKVALSDWKRFKRLDANSTLNPQWTKHDWCQQSWGRPKQTKG from the exons aTGGATAACCCTAAACAAACTCTTGGGAGTTTCGCAGTTGTTCTATCTTTGCTTTTTGCTGGGGTTATTTTGCTGTTCCATTGGTCCTCCTCCTCCAATGAGTTAGTCCTAATCCAGAATCAACCACCATGCAAGCCATCAAACTTT AGCACCTCAAGCATTGAAGAATGTGGAGATGCCCTTGAATGTGCTCTAGCCAAAGCTTCAATGGGAAACAAAACAGTGATAATTGCTATGGTGAACAAGGCTTATGCTGAGCAAGATGTGGAGAGTGACAGCACCATGCATGATATTTTTCTCAGCAGTTTTTGGGTTGGAGAGGGAACAAGATCTCTGATTCATCACATTCTCTTAGTAGCTGTTGACCAAGTTGCCTATGATCGGTGCATGTTTCTGAAGATGAACTGCTTCAGATTGGAAATGGAAACAGATGGTGTTGATTTTGAAGGTGAGAAAGTTTACATGTCTGAAGATTTCATCAAGATGATGTGGAGAAGAACTTGGTTCCTCTTGGAAGTTCTCAAACGTGGCTACACCTTCGTTTTCACT GACACTGATGTAATGTGGCTAAGAAATCCATTTACAAGATTAAACAAAAATGAGACAGAAGACCTTCAAATTAGCACAGACATGTACTATGGTGATCCTTGGTCCAAGAAAAATCCAATCAACACTGGATTTTACTTTGTGAGGTCAAACAATAAGACCATTTCCTTATTTGAAACATGGTATGGTGAAAAAGATAATTCCACAGGAAAAAAAGAGCAAGATGTGCTTCTTGACCTCATTAGAGGTGGTATAATTGAACATTTGGAAATCAGGGTTAGGTTTTTGGATACTCTTTATTTCAGTGGATTTTGCCAAGATAGTAAGGATTTTAGAGTAGTCACCACTGTCCATGCTAATTGTTGTAGGAGCATCAATGCAAAAGTGGCTGATATGAAGGTTGCCCTTAGTGATTGGAAGAGATTTAAAAGGTTGGATGCTAATTCTACATTGAATCCTCAATGGACTAAGCATGATTGGTGTCAGCAATCTTGGGGAAGACCTAAACAAACAAAGGGCTAA
- the LOC137813378 gene encoding secreted RxLR effector protein 161-like, with protein MEDSNSVKTPIETGIKLTKEGDGRTVDATYFKQIVESLRYLMCTRPDICYVVGLVSQYMESPRQVHLQAVKRIMRHIKGITTFCLFYSSSKKIEIVGYLASDWDGDSDERKNTSGNCFMIGKTVCLWSSKKQSIVTLSTCEVEYVRPATSVCQSVWLSNIMTQIGFNLDVPIKIYVDNVSAINLAKNLIFHQ; from the coding sequence ATGGAGGATTCAAACTCAGTTAAGACTCCAATTGAAACTGGAATTAAGCTCACGAAGGAAGGTGATGGGCGAACTGTAGATGCAACATACTTTAAGCAGATCGTTGAAAGCCTTAGATATCTCATGTGTACTAGACCTGACATATGTTATGTCGTGGGATTGGTTAGTCAATACATGGAGTCACCTCGACAAGTTCATTTACAAGCTGTAAAGAGAATTATGCGCCACATCAAAGGTATTACAACTTTTTGTCTATTTTACTCTTCATCTAAGAAGATTGAGATTGTCGGATACTTAGCGAGTGATTGGGATGGAGATTCAGACGAGAGGAAGAATACTAGTGGTAATTGTTTTATGATCGGAAAGACTGTTTGCTTGTGGTCATCAAAGAAGCAGTCAATTGTTACATTATCTACTTGTGAAGTTGAGTATGTAAGACCAGCAACAAGTGTTTGTCAATCAGTTTGGCTCagcaatatcatgactcaaattggttttaatctagatgttccaattaagatttatgttgacaatgtctctgcaattaatcttgcaaagaatttgATTTTTCATCAATGa